The genomic stretch AAAGACATTAGAAGAGATACTCAAGTAAAAAGGAGGGAACTTTTTGCTATGAAACTTTATGAACTAAAACCCGCACCAGGTTCTAAGAAAAGCAGAAAAAGAGTAGGCCGTGGAGAGAGCTCTGGTCACGGTAAGACTTCAACAAGAGGTCACAAAGGGCAATGGGCACGTTCTGGCGGTGGCGTTAGACCTGGTTTTGAAGGCGGGCAGATGCCACTTACCAGAAGAATTCCTAAGAGGGGCTTTAAAAATATCAATAAAAAGGTGTATACTGAAGTTAATGTAGAAAAGCTTGAGAGGTTTGACAATGACACTGTAATCACACCTGAACTTCTTTTAAAAGAAAGGGTTATAAGCAAGATAGAAAAAGATGGGGTAAAGATACTTGGAAGAGGAGAGCTAACAAAGAGACTGATAGTGAGAGTGCAGAAAATTTCAGAGGGTGCAAGGAAGAAGATAGAAGCTGCTGGAGGAAAGGTAGAGGTGATTTAAAGTGTTTGAAACTATAAAGAACGCGTGGAGGCTGCCCGACCTTCGAAGAAAGATTCTGTTTACACTTTTCATGATACTTGTCTTCAGACTGGGGGCGTTTATCCCAGTCCCCTATATTGATAGGGATGCTTTGGCAAAGGTTATAAACGACCTTACAATGCTTGGCTTTTTTGATGTTGTTGCAGGTGGAACATTTAAAAATATGAGTATATTTGCGATGAGTGTAACTCCATACATTAACTCTTCAATCATTATGCAGCTTTTGACAATTGCTATACCTGCACTTGAAGAGCTTGCAAAACAGGGCGAAGAAGGTAGAAAAAAACTTGCTGAGTGGACACGATATGGAACTGCTATCTTGGCGTTTATTCAGGCGGTTGGTATCTATTTTGGGCTTAAAAATGCAAGTGGGCTTACTGGCGGTGTTCCTGTTATTACAGCTCAAGGTCAGGGATTTTTAGGTTTTATCACCATAACTATTGCTCTTACTGCTGGAACTGTATTTTTGATGTGGATTGGTGAACAGATAACAGAAAATGGTATAGGAAATGGTATTTCGCTTTTGATATTTGCAGGTATTATTTCAAGAATTCCAAACGGAGCAGTATCTCTTTGGAACTATGTTGCAAAGCTAAATGAGTTTTCGCTCACAAGTATTATTGGCGTAATTCTGTTTATAGTAATGGCACTTGCAATTATTGTGTTCATCATTGTTATTCAGGAAGGTGAAAGAAGAATACCTGTACAATATGCAAAGAGGGTAGTTGGACGAAGAGTTTACGGTGGGCAGAGTACACATATTCCTATTAAGGTCAATATTGCTGGTGTTATTCCTATAATCTTTGCAATTTCGCTTGTTATGCTTCCAACAACAATTGCTCAATTTTTCCCAAATTCAGGGTTTTATAAATTTGTAAAAGCATACTTTTCATCAGGTTCGTTCTGGTATACATTCTTCTATGCACTGTTCATAATAGGGTTTACTTATTTTTACACAGCAATTGTATTCAATCCTGTTGAGATTGCTAACAATTTGAAAAACAACGGAGGGTTCATCCCAGGTATCAGACCTGGCAAACCAACTGTAGATTTTATAACAAGAGTGCTTTCAAAAGTTACGTT from Caldicellulosiruptor kronotskyensis 2002 encodes the following:
- the rplO gene encoding 50S ribosomal protein L15; this encodes MKLYELKPAPGSKKSRKRVGRGESSGHGKTSTRGHKGQWARSGGGVRPGFEGGQMPLTRRIPKRGFKNINKKVYTEVNVEKLERFDNDTVITPELLLKERVISKIEKDGVKILGRGELTKRLIVRVQKISEGARKKIEAAGGKVEVI
- the secY gene encoding preprotein translocase subunit SecY, encoding MFETIKNAWRLPDLRRKILFTLFMILVFRLGAFIPVPYIDRDALAKVINDLTMLGFFDVVAGGTFKNMSIFAMSVTPYINSSIIMQLLTIAIPALEELAKQGEEGRKKLAEWTRYGTAILAFIQAVGIYFGLKNASGLTGGVPVITAQGQGFLGFITITIALTAGTVFLMWIGEQITENGIGNGISLLIFAGIISRIPNGAVSLWNYVAKLNEFSLTSIIGVILFIVMALAIIVFIIVIQEGERRIPVQYAKRVVGRRVYGGQSTHIPIKVNIAGVIPIIFAISLVMLPTTIAQFFPNSGFYKFVKAYFSSGSFWYTFFYALFIIGFTYFYTAIVFNPVEIANNLKNNGGFIPGIRPGKPTVDFITRVLSKVTFAGALFLAFIAILPTLVGIMFKHQLNIYFGGTSLLIVVGVALETIRQMEAQMLMRHYKGFLS